In Deinococcus yavapaiensis KR-236, one genomic interval encodes:
- a CDS encoding MFS transporter — translation MIALVTSSSPSDRRLATSGLVVGIFLAALESTVVATAMPSVIRDLGGQELYALPFAVYLLTSTVSSPLWGRASDMLGRKNLYLLGVILFLIGSAFCGAANSMSWLIVARALQGVGAGAVQPLTFTIIGEVYTMETRARVQGFISGVWGLSGLFGPLLGGLIVDSTSWRLVFYMSVPFGVIAALLVWRFLRESPGRGRVSLDWGGAILFTLGSGLLIWGLELKVWAEVAVGLVMLALAVLVELRHASPLLPISSLRLRLPRVGVLNNILAGAAYFGSVSYLPLYAQGVTGGGATQAGLILTPMLVGWTVTSIVASRVALRVGLTRLVILGHALLIVAYAALALLIGFPIPALAAAGFLAGSGMGFAMFSLLIAVQGATPKSELGAVTSAVLFSRTMGGALGVALMGLLIGEGFARGGQALAEGLRHAFILAVVLVIVAFALALRLRRPSEVPA, via the coding sequence ATGATCGCCCTCGTGACTTCCTCCTCGCCGTCCGATCGTCGTCTCGCCACCTCCGGCCTTGTCGTCGGGATCTTTCTCGCCGCGTTGGAAAGCACAGTCGTCGCGACCGCCATGCCAAGCGTCATTCGCGACCTCGGGGGCCAGGAGTTGTACGCCTTGCCGTTCGCCGTGTACCTGCTCACCAGCACCGTCAGCAGCCCGCTGTGGGGGCGCGCGTCGGACATGCTGGGCCGCAAGAACCTTTATCTGCTCGGCGTGATCCTGTTTTTGATCGGATCGGCATTTTGCGGCGCGGCGAACTCCATGTCGTGGCTGATCGTCGCGCGCGCGCTGCAAGGCGTCGGAGCGGGCGCCGTCCAGCCCTTGACGTTCACGATCATCGGCGAGGTGTACACGATGGAAACCCGCGCGAGGGTGCAAGGCTTCATCAGCGGCGTGTGGGGACTCTCGGGCCTCTTCGGGCCGCTGCTGGGCGGACTCATCGTCGATTCGACGTCATGGCGCCTCGTCTTCTACATGAGCGTGCCGTTCGGCGTGATCGCCGCGCTGCTCGTGTGGCGCTTCTTGCGCGAATCGCCCGGCCGCGGCCGCGTGTCGCTCGATTGGGGCGGCGCGATCCTCTTCACGCTCGGCAGCGGCCTGTTGATTTGGGGCTTGGAACTCAAGGTTTGGGCCGAAGTGGCCGTGGGACTCGTGATGCTCGCGCTCGCCGTGCTCGTGGAGTTGCGGCACGCCTCACCGCTGCTTCCGATCAGCTCCCTGCGCCTGCGCCTGCCCCGCGTCGGCGTGCTGAACAACATTCTCGCGGGCGCCGCGTACTTCGGGTCCGTATCGTACCTGCCGCTGTACGCGCAAGGCGTCACGGGCGGAGGCGCGACGCAGGCGGGCCTCATCCTCACGCCGATGCTCGTGGGATGGACGGTCACGAGCATCGTGGCGTCACGCGTCGCTTTGCGCGTGGGGCTCACGCGGCTCGTGATTCTCGGGCACGCCCTGCTGATCGTGGCGTACGCGGCGCTCGCCTTGCTCATCGGCTTTCCGATTCCTGCGCTCGCCGCCGCCGGCTTCCTCGCCGGAAGCGGCATGGGCTTCGCGATGTTCAGCCTCCTCATCGCCGTGCAGGGAGCGACGCCGAAAAGCGAGCTCGGCGCCGTGACGTCGGCCGTGCTGTTTTCGCGCACGATGGGCGGCGCGCTCGGTGTGGCCTTGATGGGCTTGCTGATCGGGGAAGGCTTCGCGCGAGGAGGCCAAGCGCTCGCCGAAGGGTTGCGCCACGCGTTCATCCTCGCCGTCGTCCTCGTGATCGTCGCGTTCGCGCTCGCGCTGCGTCTGCGTCGTCCCAGCGAGGTGCCGGCTTGA
- a CDS encoding C39 family peptidase, with protein MLSRFSHLLFICLLSASAAFARPASAYLPDLAFVHQTYNNCGPASIVSVLGYYGLKADQSELARVLRPRGGYMTADVIDPFLKPYGLRATRFKRGEIEHIRLLVAQGIPVIVLQWLDRVGGIPHFRVVRGYDDKQGVFWMADPIYGPNVYVDYHDFERLWAVYGQEFIPVYPEGWQAKIEKILGVKGVPRG; from the coding sequence GTGCTTTCGCGCTTTTCCCACCTTTTGTTCATCTGCTTGTTGTCGGCGAGCGCGGCCTTTGCCCGGCCCGCGAGCGCCTATCTGCCCGACCTCGCCTTCGTGCATCAGACGTACAACAACTGCGGTCCAGCCTCGATCGTGAGCGTGCTCGGTTACTACGGCCTCAAGGCGGACCAAAGCGAGCTCGCGCGCGTTTTGCGGCCAAGAGGCGGCTACATGACGGCGGACGTGATCGATCCGTTCCTCAAGCCGTATGGCCTGCGCGCCACGCGCTTCAAGCGCGGCGAGATCGAGCACATTCGCCTGCTGGTCGCGCAGGGCATCCCGGTGATCGTCCTGCAATGGCTCGACCGGGTGGGCGGCATTCCTCACTTCCGCGTCGTGCGAGGTTACGACGACAAGCAAGGCGTTTTCTGGATGGCGGATCCCATCTACGGGCCGAACGTGTACGTCGACTACCACGACTTCGAGAGGTTGTGGGCGGTGTACGGACAGGAGTTCATTCCCGTGTATCCCGAAGGCTGGCAAGCGAAGATCGAGAAGATCCTCGGGGTGAAAGGCGTGCCGCGCGGATGA
- a CDS encoding PulJ/GspJ family protein — protein MKSRGFTLLEMLFALGLAATLGLVLIGVLQTSARASADLSARAELVSEASLASAVVTARIREAVHVYPTGSTLRLSVSGFTSRRPTGGQTWTVGTDPILALILPPRDASVDCHPAYRSEGCYAFYAYYPVKRSVLTANAALGNNPGADATNDGTAWVLMEYRSYYPSPPDFTAVPVSFQPTGVGLIVCDFLDSSVSPFARTGDGVEVTIALARRVSGKVVRVTPLRTSAFPRNVAR, from the coding sequence ATGAAGTCGAGGGGGTTCACCTTGCTGGAGATGCTGTTCGCCCTCGGCCTCGCCGCGACGCTGGGCTTGGTGCTGATCGGCGTGTTGCAAACGTCGGCGAGGGCGAGCGCAGACCTGTCCGCTCGCGCGGAACTCGTCTCGGAAGCGTCGCTCGCGTCGGCCGTCGTGACCGCCCGAATTCGCGAGGCCGTTCACGTGTATCCGACCGGCTCGACCTTACGCTTGTCCGTCAGCGGCTTCACGTCCCGTCGACCGACAGGCGGGCAGACGTGGACGGTGGGCACCGACCCCATCCTCGCGTTGATCTTGCCGCCGAGGGACGCCTCGGTCGACTGCCATCCCGCCTATCGCTCGGAGGGCTGCTACGCCTTCTACGCCTACTACCCGGTCAAGCGCTCCGTCCTCACGGCGAACGCCGCGCTCGGCAACAACCCGGGGGCCGACGCCACGAACGACGGGACGGCGTGGGTGCTCATGGAATACCGCTCGTACTACCCGAGTCCTCCCGACTTCACGGCCGTTCCCGTGAGCTTTCAGCCAACCGGCGTCGGCTTGATCGTGTGCGACTTTCTCGATTCGAGCGTGTCGCCGTTCGCACGCACGGGGGACGGCGTCGAGGTGACGATCGCGCTCGCGCGGCGCGTTTCGGGTAAGGTCGTGCGCGTCACGCCGCTTCGCACGAGCGCCTTTCCTCGAAACGTCGCGCGGTGA
- a CDS encoding CTP synthase, whose product MKYIFVTGGVVSSLGKGVATASLGALLRARGYKVTAVKIDPYINIDAGTMRPYEHGEVFVTASGAETDLDIGNYERFLDLDVPEGSNITTGQVYLEVIRKERAGDYLSQTVQVIPHITDEIKRRIRVAGEKAGAEIVIVEVGGTVGDIESLPFLEAIRQLRFDEGEENTLYLHLTLVPYLPTSHEFKTKPTQHSVASLRAVGISPDIVMVRSAKRLPDDITRKIAMFTSVRPGNVFTSYDVPHVYEVPLALEEQGLGKVVEAHLALEPILPNLGVWQEAARIIKTPPREVTIAIAGKYTAMPDAYLSLLEALTHAGIANGARVNVKWVNAEELANESDPGDLERHFADTDGVLVPGGFGIRGIEGKIRAASYARDTKLPYLGICLGMQIAVIEFARSIGLERANSSEFDPYSPHKVIDLMPEQLEVAGLGGTMRLGDWPMQLRGGTKLAELYGVPSGGTVMERHRHRYEVNPAYVEKVQAAGLVVSGVTPGMAGRGAGLVEAIELPDHPFFVGLQSHPEFKSRPMRPSAPFVGFIRAALAHRREERQLDAPIAVSAASS is encoded by the coding sequence ATGAAGTACATCTTCGTCACGGGCGGCGTGGTGTCGAGCCTTGGCAAGGGCGTCGCGACCGCCTCGCTCGGCGCGCTGCTGAGAGCCCGCGGTTACAAGGTCACGGCCGTGAAGATCGATCCGTACATCAACATCGACGCGGGCACAATGCGTCCGTACGAGCACGGCGAGGTGTTCGTGACGGCGTCGGGCGCCGAGACGGACCTCGACATCGGCAACTACGAGCGGTTTCTCGACCTCGACGTGCCCGAAGGCAGCAACATCACGACAGGTCAGGTCTACTTGGAAGTCATTCGCAAGGAGCGTGCGGGCGATTACCTCAGCCAAACCGTGCAGGTCATTCCGCACATCACCGACGAGATCAAGCGCCGTATTCGCGTGGCAGGGGAGAAGGCGGGCGCGGAGATCGTGATCGTCGAAGTCGGCGGGACCGTCGGCGACATCGAGAGCTTGCCGTTCCTGGAGGCGATTCGCCAACTGCGCTTCGACGAGGGCGAGGAGAACACCCTCTACCTGCACCTCACCCTCGTGCCGTACCTTCCGACGTCGCACGAGTTCAAGACGAAGCCGACGCAGCACTCGGTGGCGAGCTTGCGCGCCGTCGGGATCTCGCCCGACATCGTGATGGTCCGCTCGGCGAAGAGGCTGCCCGACGACATCACGCGCAAAATCGCGATGTTCACGTCCGTACGGCCCGGCAACGTCTTCACGTCGTACGATGTGCCGCACGTCTACGAGGTGCCGCTCGCCCTCGAGGAGCAGGGGCTCGGCAAGGTCGTGGAGGCGCATCTCGCCCTCGAGCCGATCTTGCCGAACCTCGGCGTGTGGCAGGAAGCGGCGCGCATCATCAAGACGCCGCCGCGTGAGGTGACGATCGCCATCGCCGGGAAGTACACGGCGATGCCCGACGCGTACCTGAGCTTGCTGGAAGCCTTAACGCACGCGGGCATCGCGAACGGAGCGCGCGTCAACGTGAAGTGGGTGAACGCCGAGGAACTCGCCAACGAATCGGACCCCGGCGATCTAGAGCGCCACTTCGCTGATACGGACGGCGTGCTCGTACCCGGCGGCTTCGGGATTCGCGGCATCGAGGGCAAGATTCGCGCGGCTTCGTACGCCCGCGACACCAAGTTGCCGTACCTCGGAATCTGCCTCGGCATGCAGATCGCCGTGATCGAATTCGCGAGATCCATCGGCTTGGAGCGGGCGAACTCGTCGGAGTTCGATCCGTACTCTCCGCACAAAGTCATCGACCTCATGCCCGAGCAACTCGAAGTGGCGGGCCTCGGAGGCACGATGCGTCTCGGAGACTGGCCCATGCAATTGCGCGGCGGCACCAAACTCGCCGAGTTGTACGGCGTGCCGAGCGGCGGCACGGTGATGGAACGCCACCGCCACCGTTACGAAGTCAATCCCGCGTACGTCGAGAAGGTACAGGCGGCGGGCCTCGTCGTTTCGGGCGTCACGCCTGGCATGGCGGGCCGCGGAGCGGGGCTCGTCGAAGCGATCGAACTGCCCGACCACCCGTTCTTCGTGGGCTTGCAGAGTCACCCGGAATTCAAGAGCCGCCCGATGCGTCCCAGTGCGCCCTTCGTGGGGTTCATCCGCGCCGCGCTGGCGCATCGCCGCGAAGAGCGTCAGCTCGACGCGCCCATCGCCGTGAGCGCCGCGTCGAGCTGA
- a CDS encoding prepilin-type N-terminal cleavage/methylation domain-containing protein: MSDAPRHRPPTSRETAFTLVEVLVALALLALVLTVVAPLSGLFGMARASETSLTLDARLFEASERVRAAWRNPANYAGRCGVTVDANVRVTASALDGSSGPTPASTCSTFQLHPPALLRVRVALGETILVFDVARPEGR; this comes from the coding sequence ATGAGTGACGCGCCTCGGCACCGCCCGCCGACGTCGCGCGAGACGGCCTTCACCCTCGTGGAAGTCCTCGTCGCCCTTGCGCTGCTCGCGCTCGTGCTGACCGTGGTCGCGCCTCTGTCGGGCCTGTTCGGGATGGCGCGCGCCAGTGAAACGTCGCTCACCCTCGACGCGCGCCTGTTCGAAGCGTCCGAGCGCGTACGCGCGGCGTGGAGGAACCCTGCCAACTACGCGGGGCGCTGCGGGGTCACCGTGGATGCGAACGTCCGCGTGACGGCGTCGGCGCTCGACGGTTCGAGCGGCCCGACGCCTGCCTCGACTTGCTCGACGTTTCAACTTCATCCGCCCGCCTTGCTGCGCGTTCGCGTGGCGCTCGGAGAAACGATCCTCGTGTTCGATGTGGCGAGGCCGGAGGGCCGATGA
- a CDS encoding alanyl-tRNA editing protein, translating into MTELLFRRDPYATMFEATVTEVRGHDVLLDRTLFYPEAGGQSADEGVLRSVSGEARVVDVRKDGEVVWHTVEGIVPSAGNVVTGELDWPVRYRHMQRHTGEHLLAQAFLRVNDAFRVEAVSMRSPTCTIDLRGDPTFEDARAAEAILREVAAKDWRVEAFEVPSGELSAFPLRRPPKVSGLVRLVGVRDADGGWWEMSACGGTHLKSTAFASPIVVLGLERVKGGLTRVSFMAGDEATEYLGRVYQDAKSVAQKLSVPVEKLVERFEATLQDAASTKQELERARSSWGETLAAGSERLGHARFVRVPDVALVVHVLKAFLDEPSAVGIVLSPEGRCGVASTRQDVHAGKTLQALLEASGGRGGGKPDVAQGQTASLDTFEDAARSFASTLV; encoded by the coding sequence GTGACCGAACTGCTTTTCCGACGAGATCCCTACGCGACGATGTTCGAAGCGACCGTGACCGAGGTGCGCGGCCACGACGTGCTTCTCGACCGTACCCTCTTCTACCCCGAGGCAGGTGGGCAAAGCGCCGACGAGGGCGTTCTTCGTAGCGTGAGCGGCGAGGCTCGGGTCGTGGACGTTCGGAAGGACGGCGAGGTCGTGTGGCACACCGTGGAGGGTATCGTGCCGAGCGCCGGGAACGTCGTGACGGGCGAGCTCGATTGGCCCGTTCGTTACCGCCACATGCAACGCCACACGGGCGAGCACCTTCTCGCGCAAGCCTTCTTGCGCGTCAACGACGCTTTTCGCGTCGAGGCGGTGTCGATGCGCTCGCCCACCTGCACGATCGACTTGCGAGGTGATCCCACGTTCGAGGATGCACGCGCCGCCGAAGCGATCTTGCGGGAGGTGGCGGCGAAAGACTGGCGAGTCGAGGCGTTCGAAGTGCCGTCCGGGGAACTGTCTGCCTTTCCGCTGCGCCGTCCGCCGAAAGTCAGCGGGCTCGTGCGCCTGGTTGGCGTACGAGACGCCGACGGCGGGTGGTGGGAGATGAGCGCGTGCGGCGGCACGCACTTGAAGTCGACCGCGTTCGCCTCGCCGATCGTCGTGCTGGGATTGGAGCGCGTCAAGGGCGGTTTGACGCGCGTGTCGTTCATGGCGGGCGACGAGGCGACGGAGTACCTCGGTCGCGTGTACCAAGACGCGAAGAGTGTCGCGCAGAAGCTCAGCGTGCCCGTCGAGAAGCTCGTCGAGCGCTTCGAGGCGACGCTGCAAGACGCGGCGAGCACAAAGCAGGAACTGGAGCGGGCGCGCTCCAGTTGGGGCGAGACGCTCGCGGCGGGTTCCGAGCGTCTCGGGCACGCGCGTTTCGTGCGCGTGCCCGACGTGGCGCTCGTCGTTCACGTTCTCAAAGCCTTCTTGGATGAGCCGAGCGCTGTCGGCATCGTCCTCTCGCCCGAAGGGCGTTGCGGCGTGGCGAGCACCCGCCAGGACGTCCACGCGGGCAAGACGTTGCAAGCGCTGCTCGAAGCTTCGGGCGGGCGCGGCGGCGGCAAGCCCGACGTGGCGCAAGGTCAGACGGCGAGCCTCGATACGTTCGAGGACGCGGCGCGATCGTTCGCCTCAACGCTCGTTTAG
- a CDS encoding pilus assembly FimT family protein, translated as MRQGRDSAGFTLLEALVVCAILGVVLGVGFFVATRAVRQGAVREAAFLVASDLRAARFEAVRSSLVQVFSWPSEARETVGYTMASGNRSLSRVLPSGTRLVCVTCPVGRVIVTYTPPYAELAAAIGVVLRVEGVPGTRPLLVKIVGITGKVMVTGDE; from the coding sequence GTGAGGCAAGGACGCGATTCGGCGGGCTTCACGCTGCTCGAAGCGCTCGTCGTGTGCGCGATCCTGGGCGTGGTGCTCGGTGTCGGCTTCTTCGTTGCCACGAGGGCCGTGCGTCAAGGTGCCGTGCGAGAAGCCGCCTTCCTCGTCGCGTCCGATTTGCGCGCCGCTCGCTTCGAGGCAGTGCGCTCGTCGCTCGTCCAAGTCTTCTCGTGGCCGTCAGAAGCGCGAGAAACGGTCGGTTACACGATGGCGAGCGGCAATCGGTCGCTTTCACGTGTCCTACCTTCTGGGACGCGGCTGGTGTGCGTCACCTGCCCCGTCGGACGAGTAATCGTCACGTACACCCCGCCGTACGCGGAACTGGCGGCGGCGATCGGGGTGGTGCTGCGCGTGGAGGGCGTACCGGGAACACGGCCTCTGCTCGTCAAAATCGTCGGGATCACCGGAAAGGTGATGGTGACGGGCGATGAGTGA
- the tsaB gene encoding tRNA (adenosine(37)-N6)-threonylcarbamoyltransferase complex dimerization subunit type 1 TsaB gives MILSIETATPFLVVGLVGQSVADERVERVERAHAERLPAIAEDFLRRDLDLVVIGTGPGSYTGVRVGASYALGVARARGVTVKGVSTLEAIAAKGEGPVAVSLDARKDFVYGARYEVANGIVTRVIDEPAKLSLAEFEARAKGFSWLRDEAPGGVALARLGEARGRTDWALSYL, from the coding sequence ATGATCCTGTCGATCGAGACGGCGACGCCGTTCCTCGTCGTCGGGCTCGTCGGGCAAAGCGTCGCCGACGAGCGGGTCGAGCGCGTGGAGCGCGCGCACGCCGAGCGATTACCCGCCATCGCCGAGGACTTCCTTCGACGCGACCTCGATCTCGTCGTGATCGGGACGGGACCGGGCTCGTACACCGGCGTGCGCGTCGGCGCGAGCTACGCGCTCGGCGTGGCGCGCGCGCGCGGCGTGACCGTCAAGGGGGTGAGCACCCTCGAAGCCATCGCGGCGAAGGGCGAAGGGCCCGTCGCCGTGTCCCTCGACGCGCGCAAGGACTTCGTGTACGGCGCGCGGTACGAAGTCGCGAACGGAATCGTGACAAGAGTGATCGACGAGCCTGCCAAGCTTTCCCTCGCCGAGTTCGAGGCGCGCGCGAAAGGCTTTTCGTGGTTGCGCGACGAAGCGCCGGGCGGCGTGGCGCTCGCGCGCCTCGGCGAAGCGCGGGGCCGCACGGATTGGGCGCTGTCATACTTGTAG
- a CDS encoding tetratricopeptide repeat protein, with protein MKRAFPLGLHGLRAGVVLLGLSSSALAQSTSTPTTPPTTPAPSAPSTPAAPRTTQPSTTPSTRPVFSCGSYIVLGNSYYSDQKYDSAYVAFKAASECNARSSDALLGLGRTQTRLRLYSAAIETLRKLMQQDARNISAYIALAQAYTAQYVSTTDRDSVKDNLDQALKILTDAQTILPSSAAVWNERSNVFALRGDYTRAIDAAKQAVALAPNNATVLYNLGDLYYATNQLPLAVSTLQKAVIAEPQNVMARAYYGKLLMVTNQMEAARLELAQALRLAPQNAYVLGQNGILAYLNKDAASAKTQLDAALNLAPTRYPEFYYYRGRLALDGSQLKDARTDLTKAAALALTNPEYFFWLGRANEASGDKVAAREAYGEAVRLNPGYQEAQAALTRVR; from the coding sequence GTGAAGCGTGCTTTCCCGCTCGGCCTGCACGGGTTGAGAGCTGGTGTCGTCCTGCTCGGCCTGAGCTCGTCAGCTCTTGCCCAGTCGACTTCGACGCCCACCACTCCGCCTACGACTCCCGCTCCCTCGGCGCCCTCCACTCCCGCCGCGCCCCGCACGACCCAACCGAGCACGACGCCCTCGACGCGCCCCGTGTTCAGTTGCGGCAGCTATATCGTGCTCGGCAATTCGTACTACTCCGACCAGAAGTACGACTCCGCGTACGTCGCCTTCAAGGCGGCGTCCGAGTGCAATGCCCGTTCTTCCGACGCGCTGCTCGGCCTCGGCCGCACGCAAACGCGTCTGCGTCTGTACTCAGCCGCGATCGAGACGCTGCGCAAACTCATGCAGCAGGACGCGCGCAACATCAGCGCGTACATCGCCCTCGCGCAAGCGTACACGGCGCAGTACGTCTCCACGACCGATCGCGACTCTGTCAAGGATAACCTCGATCAGGCGCTGAAGATCCTGACGGACGCCCAAACGATCCTGCCGTCCTCTGCCGCCGTTTGGAACGAGCGCAGCAACGTCTTCGCGCTGCGCGGCGACTACACGCGCGCCATCGACGCCGCGAAGCAGGCCGTGGCCCTCGCGCCCAACAACGCCACGGTGCTCTACAACCTCGGCGACCTCTACTACGCCACGAATCAGCTGCCGCTCGCCGTCTCGACACTTCAAAAAGCCGTGATCGCCGAGCCTCAAAACGTCATGGCAAGGGCGTACTACGGCAAGCTCTTGATGGTGACGAATCAAATGGAGGCCGCACGCCTCGAACTCGCCCAAGCGCTGCGCCTCGCGCCGCAAAACGCGTACGTGCTCGGCCAAAACGGTATCCTCGCGTACCTCAACAAGGACGCGGCGAGCGCCAAGACGCAACTCGACGCGGCCCTCAACCTCGCGCCGACGCGCTACCCCGAGTTCTACTACTACCGCGGTCGTCTCGCGCTCGACGGCAGCCAGCTCAAGGACGCCCGCACGGACCTCACGAAGGCCGCCGCGCTGGCCCTCACGAACCCCGAGTACTTCTTCTGGCTCGGGCGGGCCAACGAAGCGAGCGGTGACAAGGTCGCGGCCCGCGAAGCGTACGGCGAAGCCGTGCGCCTCAACCCCGGCTACCAAGAAGCGCAGGCGGCGCTCACCCGCGTCCGCTGA
- the coaE gene encoding dephospho-CoA kinase (Dephospho-CoA kinase (CoaE) performs the final step in coenzyme A biosynthesis.) codes for MMTRRLGLTGSIGAGKSTVARLLRARGFTVLDADEIAREVSRSHEVLAEVASAFGPQYVHEGDLNRPLLSSLVFSQPEQRAALNAIVHPRVRAEMERREREAGTSWVVQDVPLLFEGGLDARMDAIIVVDAPLEARVARVMARDGLSREAVLARDAAQMPAEEKRRRASCVLVNDGDLASLERQLDAALTAMGASS; via the coding sequence ATGATGACGAGGCGATTGGGGCTCACAGGCAGCATCGGCGCCGGGAAAAGCACCGTCGCGCGGCTTCTGCGCGCTCGAGGTTTCACGGTGCTCGACGCGGACGAGATCGCGCGGGAAGTGTCTCGCTCTCACGAGGTGCTCGCCGAGGTAGCAAGCGCGTTCGGCCCGCAGTACGTTCACGAAGGCGACCTCAATCGCCCCTTGCTGTCGAGCCTCGTCTTTTCGCAGCCCGAGCAGCGGGCCGCGCTCAACGCGATCGTCCATCCGCGCGTACGAGCGGAGATGGAGCGGCGCGAGCGCGAAGCGGGCACTTCGTGGGTCGTGCAAGACGTGCCCTTGCTCTTCGAAGGCGGACTCGACGCGCGCATGGACGCCATCATCGTCGTGGACGCGCCCCTCGAAGCGCGCGTCGCGCGGGTGATGGCGCGCGACGGCCTTTCGCGGGAAGCGGTCCTGGCTCGGGACGCGGCACAGATGCCCGCCGAAGAGAAGCGCCGCCGCGCCAGCTGCGTGCTGGTCAACGACGGCGACCTCGCCTCGCTCGAGCGTCAGCTCGACGCGGCGCTCACGGCGATGGGCGCGTCGAGCTGA
- a CDS encoding DoxX protein: protein MIRRLLALLPLSASVAFAHEKWFHDATRFPLRWDLFFTPLPLALVGAVLIVTLLAWLFQRARGGQGFLPGFLVFGATQPRLTLLYAVIPAILAVHLAVPLLVNGVEGTLFSPNNELQGGWAYPLGLLQVGVALALFYGGFTRIAALVLGAMWIAGLFAAGFSDTLDNIHYLGFAVFFWLAGRGPISVGRLVLPRMEPPADLARFAVPALRIFTALSLISVAFSEKFANLPLATSFLGEYPLNVAANFGLGLSDTNFALLAGAIELLVGLFLLFNIFPREIILIAWLPFNLTLTVFRWQELVGHLPYYGIMALLLVWWQGRENEDAWRRGLHESIVPSRPHADEGAVLPDDHGVKTKRGAAASGD, encoded by the coding sequence GTGATTCGACGTCTGCTCGCCTTGCTGCCCCTGTCGGCTTCCGTCGCCTTCGCACACGAGAAGTGGTTTCACGACGCCACGCGCTTCCCACTTCGCTGGGATCTGTTCTTCACGCCGTTGCCGCTTGCCCTCGTAGGCGCCGTCTTGATCGTGACGTTGCTCGCGTGGCTGTTTCAGCGGGCGCGGGGCGGGCAGGGATTCTTGCCGGGCTTTTTGGTGTTCGGAGCAACGCAGCCACGTCTCACGCTGCTGTACGCGGTCATCCCGGCGATTCTCGCCGTTCACTTGGCGGTGCCGCTCCTCGTCAACGGCGTGGAAGGCACGCTCTTCTCGCCGAACAACGAGCTGCAAGGCGGCTGGGCGTACCCGTTGGGCTTGCTGCAAGTCGGCGTGGCGCTCGCCTTGTTCTACGGAGGCTTCACGCGCATCGCCGCGCTCGTCCTCGGCGCGATGTGGATCGCTGGCCTGTTCGCCGCAGGCTTCTCGGACACGCTCGACAACATCCATTACCTCGGCTTCGCCGTGTTCTTCTGGCTGGCGGGACGCGGGCCGATCTCGGTCGGGCGGCTCGTCTTGCCTCGCATGGAGCCGCCCGCCGATCTCGCGCGCTTCGCCGTGCCCGCCTTGCGGATCTTCACGGCGCTCAGCCTCATCTCCGTGGCGTTCAGCGAAAAGTTCGCGAATTTGCCGCTCGCGACGTCCTTCCTAGGCGAGTACCCGCTCAACGTGGCGGCGAACTTCGGCCTCGGCTTGAGCGACACGAACTTCGCGCTGCTCGCGGGCGCGATCGAATTGCTCGTCGGGCTGTTCTTGCTCTTCAACATCTTTCCGCGCGAAATCATCCTCATCGCGTGGCTGCCCTTCAATCTCACGTTGACGGTCTTTCGTTGGCAGGAGCTCGTGGGGCACTTGCCGTACTACGGCATCATGGCGTTGCTGCTGGTGTGGTGGCAAGGCCGGGAAAACGAGGACGCGTGGCGACGCGGTCTGCACGAATCGATCGTTCCGTCTCGTCCGCATGCCGACGAGGGCGCCGTGCTGCCCGACGACCACGGCGTGAAGACGAAGCGGGGCGCCGCCGCGTCCGGCGACTGA